In the genome of Sander vitreus isolate 19-12246 chromosome 13, sanVit1, whole genome shotgun sequence, one region contains:
- the LOC144527485 gene encoding uncharacterized protein LOC144527485 isoform X1 produces MLQQILKDMYIDPDVLNALNEDQKKTLFLKMRQEQVRRWKEREEELEREGGDTECMRTKSKQANSKNVSWLLGRDGDVAVIVIGEVDELSSKFICSGLGEKKAQSLQNNAYHQTILKSRKTTEPVRTERENLPPETQPGISLNLKGKCGETSTLLPLPPEPKSASATEEKSVPQSSICSRPPMRASPVNVRPASANAAPGSVNTRPGLANLRLATAAQSPSPSSAVKIDSGTTKGGLHSQEPHKPQESQVGKDIGASEASRRTASVEAGSSGSAPTCAGRGRVAQLMKTFSAESTTTPTQTPSRSIKPPLPTKPSHLRLTTTPTVR; encoded by the exons ATGCTGCAGCAGATTTTAAAGGACATGTACATCGACCCTGATGTGCTGAATGCTCTTAATGAGGACCAGAAAAAGACTCTGTTCCTGAAGATGCGCCAGGAGCAGGTGCGGCGCTGGAAAGAACGGGAGGAAGAActagagagagaagggggggatACTGAGTGCATGCGAACAAAGTCAAAACAAG cCAACAGTAAGAATGTGAGCTGGCTTCTCGGCCGGGATGGAGATGTGGCGGTCATTGTGATTGGGGAGGTGGATGAGCTGAGTTCCAAATTCATCTGCTCAGGACTTGGAGAAAAGAAGGCGCAGAGTCTTCAGAACAATGCATA CCATCAAACCATCTTGAAGAGCAGAAAAACCACAGAACCTGTCAGAACTGAGAGAGAGAACCTTCCTCCTGAAACACAACCTGGAATTTCACTGAATTTAAAG GGGAAGTGCGGGGAGACGAGCACGTTACTCCCTCTGCCG CCTGAGCCGAAGTCAGCCAGTGCGACTGAGGAGAAGTCAGTTCCCCAGTCCTCCATCTGCTCCAGGCCTCCCATGAGAGCTAGCCCTGTCAATGTGAGACCAGCTTCTGCAAATGCAGCACCAGGCTCTGTCAACACGAGACCCGGCCTGGCAAATCTGAGGCTGGCCACCGCTGCACAATCCCCTTCCCCCAGCAGCGCTGTCAAAATAGACTCTGGAACAACCAAAGGTGGCCTGCACTCACAGGAACCTCACAAGCCCCAGGAATCACAGGTTGGGAAAG ATATTGGTGCATCAGAAGCATCTCGGAGGACTGCCTCGGTGGAGGCCGGGTCATCAGGGAGCGCACCAACCTGCGCAGGGCGCGGTCGAGTGGCTCAGCTGATGAAAACCTTCAGCGCCGAAAGCACTACAACCCCCACACAGACCCCCTCTCGCAGCATCAAGCCTCCTCTCCCCACCAAGCCTAGCCACTTGCGTCTAACGACCACACCTACTGTCAGGTAA
- the LOC144527485 gene encoding uncharacterized protein LOC144527485 isoform X2: MLQQILKDMYIDPDVLNALNEDQKKTLFLKMRQEQVRRWKEREEELEREGGDTECMRTKSKQANSKNVSWLLGRDGDVAVIVIGEVDELSSKFICSGLGEKKAQSLQNNAYHQTILKSRKTTEPVRTERENLPPETQPGISLNLKPEPKSASATEEKSVPQSSICSRPPMRASPVNVRPASANAAPGSVNTRPGLANLRLATAAQSPSPSSAVKIDSGTTKGGLHSQEPHKPQESQVGKDIGASEASRRTASVEAGSSGSAPTCAGRGRVAQLMKTFSAESTTTPTQTPSRSIKPPLPTKPSHLRLTTTPTVR, translated from the exons ATGCTGCAGCAGATTTTAAAGGACATGTACATCGACCCTGATGTGCTGAATGCTCTTAATGAGGACCAGAAAAAGACTCTGTTCCTGAAGATGCGCCAGGAGCAGGTGCGGCGCTGGAAAGAACGGGAGGAAGAActagagagagaagggggggatACTGAGTGCATGCGAACAAAGTCAAAACAAG cCAACAGTAAGAATGTGAGCTGGCTTCTCGGCCGGGATGGAGATGTGGCGGTCATTGTGATTGGGGAGGTGGATGAGCTGAGTTCCAAATTCATCTGCTCAGGACTTGGAGAAAAGAAGGCGCAGAGTCTTCAGAACAATGCATA CCATCAAACCATCTTGAAGAGCAGAAAAACCACAGAACCTGTCAGAACTGAGAGAGAGAACCTTCCTCCTGAAACACAACCTGGAATTTCACTGAATTTAAAG CCTGAGCCGAAGTCAGCCAGTGCGACTGAGGAGAAGTCAGTTCCCCAGTCCTCCATCTGCTCCAGGCCTCCCATGAGAGCTAGCCCTGTCAATGTGAGACCAGCTTCTGCAAATGCAGCACCAGGCTCTGTCAACACGAGACCCGGCCTGGCAAATCTGAGGCTGGCCACCGCTGCACAATCCCCTTCCCCCAGCAGCGCTGTCAAAATAGACTCTGGAACAACCAAAGGTGGCCTGCACTCACAGGAACCTCACAAGCCCCAGGAATCACAGGTTGGGAAAG ATATTGGTGCATCAGAAGCATCTCGGAGGACTGCCTCGGTGGAGGCCGGGTCATCAGGGAGCGCACCAACCTGCGCAGGGCGCGGTCGAGTGGCTCAGCTGATGAAAACCTTCAGCGCCGAAAGCACTACAACCCCCACACAGACCCCCTCTCGCAGCATCAAGCCTCCTCTCCCCACCAAGCCTAGCCACTTGCGTCTAACGACCACACCTACTGTCAGGTAA